The following coding sequences lie in one Danio rerio strain Tuebingen ecotype United States chromosome 3, GRCz12tu, whole genome shotgun sequence genomic window:
- the ift70 gene encoding intraflagellar transport protein 70A isoform X1, with translation MPPMTIKDGEYTATVYKMIKEGRYGDAIHILSKEHQKHTKSRAALSLLGYCYYHMQDFTNAAECYEQLTQLHPEVEDYKLYYAQSLYGACAFPEAMKSTFLLDNTTSHTKMIKLQAAIKYGEEDYSGAKTLVEQLPQEDPDYDVDLGCLLYKEGEFEEACKKFMSSMNVLGYQPDLAYNIALCYYSLKQYASALKYIAEIIERGIREHPELSIGMTTEGIDVRSVGNTLILHETALIEAFNLKAAIEYQLKNYAAAQEALTDMPPRSEEELDPVTLHNQALMNMDTKPTEGFEKLAFLLQQNPFPPVTFGNLLLLYCKYEYFDLAADVLAENAHLTYKFLTPYLYEFLDAMITCQTAPEEAFRKFDENAGKLTEQLRKVTKQVQEARHNRDDESLKKYVQDYDEVLEKYIPVLMAQAKIYWNRENYSMVEKIFHKSLEFCNEHDTWKLNVAHVLFMQDNKYKEAIGFYEPIVKKHYENLEQCNIQECPCKTKPSILNVSAIVLANLCVSYIMTSQNEEAEELMRKIEKEEEQISYDDPDKKIFHLCIVNLVIGTLYCAKGNYDFGISRVIKSLEPYNKKLGTDTWFYAKRCFLSLLENMAKHMIMLRDSVVQECIQFLEHCELYGKDVLAIIEQPLEEDRMHIGKNTVTYESRLIKALFYEVTGWNE, from the exons ATGCCGCCAATGACGATTAAAGACGGCGAATACACGGCCACCGTGTACAAAATG ATTAAAGAAGGGCGATATGGAGACGCAATTCATATCCTGAGCAAAGAACATCAGAAACACACTAAA TCCAGGGCTGCTTTGTCTCTCCTTGGCTACTGTTACTATCACATGCAAGACTTCACTAATGCAGCTGAGTGTTATGAGCAGTTAACACAGCTTCACCCTGAGGTGGAGGACTACAAACTTTACTACGCCCAGTCTCTATATGGAGCATGTGCCTTTCCAGAGGCCATGAAGTCTACTTTTCTCTTGGACAACACAACAAGTCATACCAAG ATGATCAAACTGCAGGCTGCAATCAAATATGGAGAGGAAGATTATTCTGGTGCAAAG ACACTGGTTGAGCAGTTGCCTCAGGAAGATCCAGACTATGATGTGGATCTCGGCTGTTTGCTTTATAAGGAAGGCGAGTTTGAAGAGGCCTGCAAAAAGTTTATGTCCTCCATGAATGTACTAGGCTACCAGCCAG ATCTGGCATACAATATAGCGCTTTGTTACTACAGTTTAAAACAGTATGCCTCAGCGCTCAAATATATTGCTGAAATTATTGAACGTGGAATTAGAGAGCATCCGG AACTGAGTATTGGAATGACGACAGAAGGCATTGATGTAAGGAGTGTCGGCAACACCCTCATCCTGCACGAGACTGCTTTGATTGAAGCCTTTAATCTGAAAGCAGCTATTGAATACCAGCTAAAGAACT ATGCTGCAGCACAGGAAGCACTGACGGACATGCCTCCCAGATCAGAAGAG GAATTGGATCCAGTTACTCTTCACAATCAGGCCTTAATGAACATGGACACCAAACCTACAGAGGGCTTTGAGAAGCTTGCTTTCCTCCTTCAGCAAAACCCCTTCCCTCCTGTTACTTTTGGCAACTTACTTTTGCTTTACTGTAAATATGAG TACTTTGACCTTGCAGCAGATGTCTTGGCTGAAAATGCGCATCTCACATACAAGTTTCTTACACCG TATCTTTATGAGTTCCTGGATGCCATGATCACATGCCAAACAGCTCCTGAGGAA GCGTTTCGAAAATTTGACGAAAATGCTGGGAAACTGACTGAACAGCTCCGCAAGGTTACGAAACAG GTGCAAGAAGCAAGGCACAACCGAGATGATGAATCCTTAAAAAAATACGTCCAAGACTATGACGAAGTCCTTGAGAA GTACATCCCTGTACTAATGGCACAGGCCAAAATCTACTGGAACCGTGAAAACTACAGCATGGTGGAAAAGATCTTTCACAAGTCACTGGAGTTCTGCAATGAGCACGACACTTGGAAGCTGAATGTTGCTCATGTGCTCTTCATGCAAGATAACAAATATAAAGAAGCCATTGGCTTCTATGAGCCCATTGTTAAAAAGCATTATGAGAAT CTGGAACAGTGTAACATTCAAGAGTGTCCCTGCAAAACTAAACCCTCG ATCCTCAACGTCAGTGCAATTGTTCTTGCAAACCTGTGTGTGTCGTACATCATGACCAGCCAAAATGAAGAG GCAGAGGAACTGATGAGGAAAATAGAGAAAGAAGAAGAGCAGATCTCCTATGATGATCCAGACAAAAAAATCTTTCATTTGTGCATTGTCAACCTTGTAATAGG GACTTTGTATTGTGCTAAAGGGAATTATGACTTTGGCATTTCCCGAGTCATAAAGAGCCTTGAGCCATACAACAAAAag CTTGGAACAGACACATGGTTCTACGCTAAGAGATGTTTTCTCTCGCTGCTGGAAAACATGGCCAAGCACATGATCATGCTCAGAGATTCAGTAGTGCAAGAGTGCATTCAGTTCCTTGAGCACTGTGAAT TGTACGGCAAAGATGTGCTTGCCATCATAGAGCAACCTCTGGAGGAGGATCGCATGCACATTGGCAAGAACACCGTCACGTATGAATCCCGCCTGATAAAAGCTCTCTTCTATGAAGTCACAGGATGGAATGAGTAA
- the ift70 gene encoding intraflagellar transport protein 70A isoform X5 — protein MPPMTIKDGEYTATVYKMMIKLQAAIKYGEEDYSGAKTLVEQLPQEDPDYDVDLGCLLYKEGEFEEACKKFMSSMNVLGYQPDLAYNIALCYYSLKQYASALKYIAEIIERGIREHPELSIGMTTEGIDVRSVGNTLILHETALIEAFNLKAAIEYQLKNYAAAQEALTDMPPRSEEELDPVTLHNQALMNMDTKPTEGFEKLAFLLQQNPFPPVTFGNLLLLYCKYEYFDLAADVLAENAHLTYKFLTPYLYEFLDAMITCQTAPEEAFRKFDENAGKLTEQLRKVTKQVQEARHNRDDESLKKYVQDYDEVLEKYIPVLMAQAKIYWNRENYSMVEKIFHKSLEFCNEHDTWKLNVAHVLFMQDNKYKEAIGFYEPIVKKHYENLEQCNIQECPCKTKPSILNVSAIVLANLCVSYIMTSQNEEAEELMRKIEKEEEQISYDDPDKKIFHLCIVNLVIGTLYCAKGNYDFGISRVIKSLEPYNKKLGTDTWFYAKRCFLSLLENMAKHMIMLRDSVVQECIQFLEHCELYGKDVLAIIEQPLEEDRMHIGKNTVTYESRLIKALFYEVTGWNE, from the exons ATGCCGCCAATGACGATTAAAGACGGCGAATACACGGCCACCGTGTACAAAATG ATGATCAAACTGCAGGCTGCAATCAAATATGGAGAGGAAGATTATTCTGGTGCAAAG ACACTGGTTGAGCAGTTGCCTCAGGAAGATCCAGACTATGATGTGGATCTCGGCTGTTTGCTTTATAAGGAAGGCGAGTTTGAAGAGGCCTGCAAAAAGTTTATGTCCTCCATGAATGTACTAGGCTACCAGCCAG ATCTGGCATACAATATAGCGCTTTGTTACTACAGTTTAAAACAGTATGCCTCAGCGCTCAAATATATTGCTGAAATTATTGAACGTGGAATTAGAGAGCATCCGG AACTGAGTATTGGAATGACGACAGAAGGCATTGATGTAAGGAGTGTCGGCAACACCCTCATCCTGCACGAGACTGCTTTGATTGAAGCCTTTAATCTGAAAGCAGCTATTGAATACCAGCTAAAGAACT ATGCTGCAGCACAGGAAGCACTGACGGACATGCCTCCCAGATCAGAAGAG GAATTGGATCCAGTTACTCTTCACAATCAGGCCTTAATGAACATGGACACCAAACCTACAGAGGGCTTTGAGAAGCTTGCTTTCCTCCTTCAGCAAAACCCCTTCCCTCCTGTTACTTTTGGCAACTTACTTTTGCTTTACTGTAAATATGAG TACTTTGACCTTGCAGCAGATGTCTTGGCTGAAAATGCGCATCTCACATACAAGTTTCTTACACCG TATCTTTATGAGTTCCTGGATGCCATGATCACATGCCAAACAGCTCCTGAGGAA GCGTTTCGAAAATTTGACGAAAATGCTGGGAAACTGACTGAACAGCTCCGCAAGGTTACGAAACAG GTGCAAGAAGCAAGGCACAACCGAGATGATGAATCCTTAAAAAAATACGTCCAAGACTATGACGAAGTCCTTGAGAA GTACATCCCTGTACTAATGGCACAGGCCAAAATCTACTGGAACCGTGAAAACTACAGCATGGTGGAAAAGATCTTTCACAAGTCACTGGAGTTCTGCAATGAGCACGACACTTGGAAGCTGAATGTTGCTCATGTGCTCTTCATGCAAGATAACAAATATAAAGAAGCCATTGGCTTCTATGAGCCCATTGTTAAAAAGCATTATGAGAAT CTGGAACAGTGTAACATTCAAGAGTGTCCCTGCAAAACTAAACCCTCG ATCCTCAACGTCAGTGCAATTGTTCTTGCAAACCTGTGTGTGTCGTACATCATGACCAGCCAAAATGAAGAG GCAGAGGAACTGATGAGGAAAATAGAGAAAGAAGAAGAGCAGATCTCCTATGATGATCCAGACAAAAAAATCTTTCATTTGTGCATTGTCAACCTTGTAATAGG GACTTTGTATTGTGCTAAAGGGAATTATGACTTTGGCATTTCCCGAGTCATAAAGAGCCTTGAGCCATACAACAAAAag CTTGGAACAGACACATGGTTCTACGCTAAGAGATGTTTTCTCTCGCTGCTGGAAAACATGGCCAAGCACATGATCATGCTCAGAGATTCAGTAGTGCAAGAGTGCATTCAGTTCCTTGAGCACTGTGAAT TGTACGGCAAAGATGTGCTTGCCATCATAGAGCAACCTCTGGAGGAGGATCGCATGCACATTGGCAAGAACACCGTCACGTATGAATCCCGCCTGATAAAAGCTCTCTTCTATGAAGTCACAGGATGGAATGAGTAA
- the ift70 gene encoding intraflagellar transport protein 70A isoform X4 translates to MPPMTIKDGEYTATVYKMSRAALSLLGYCYYHMQDFTNAAECYEQLTQLHPEVEDYKLYYAQSLYGACAFPEAMKSTFLLDNTTSHTKMIKLQAAIKYGEEDYSGAKTLVEQLPQEDPDYDVDLGCLLYKEGEFEEACKKFMSSMNVLGYQPDLAYNIALCYYSLKQYASALKYIAEIIERGIREHPELSIGMTTEGIDVRSVGNTLILHETALIEAFNLKAAIEYQLKNYAAAQEALTDMPPRSEEELDPVTLHNQALMNMDTKPTEGFEKLAFLLQQNPFPPVTFGNLLLLYCKYEYFDLAADVLAENAHLTYKFLTPYLYEFLDAMITCQTAPEEAFRKFDENAGKLTEQLRKVTKQVQEARHNRDDESLKKYVQDYDEVLEKYIPVLMAQAKIYWNRENYSMVEKIFHKSLEFCNEHDTWKLNVAHVLFMQDNKYKEAIGFYEPIVKKHYENILNVSAIVLANLCVSYIMTSQNEEAEELMRKIEKEEEQISYDDPDKKIFHLCIVNLVIGTLYCAKGNYDFGISRVIKSLEPYNKKLGTDTWFYAKRCFLSLLENMAKHMIMLRDSVVQECIQFLEHCELYGKDVLAIIEQPLEEDRMHIGKNTVTYESRLIKALFYEVTGWNE, encoded by the exons ATGCCGCCAATGACGATTAAAGACGGCGAATACACGGCCACCGTGTACAAAATG TCCAGGGCTGCTTTGTCTCTCCTTGGCTACTGTTACTATCACATGCAAGACTTCACTAATGCAGCTGAGTGTTATGAGCAGTTAACACAGCTTCACCCTGAGGTGGAGGACTACAAACTTTACTACGCCCAGTCTCTATATGGAGCATGTGCCTTTCCAGAGGCCATGAAGTCTACTTTTCTCTTGGACAACACAACAAGTCATACCAAG ATGATCAAACTGCAGGCTGCAATCAAATATGGAGAGGAAGATTATTCTGGTGCAAAG ACACTGGTTGAGCAGTTGCCTCAGGAAGATCCAGACTATGATGTGGATCTCGGCTGTTTGCTTTATAAGGAAGGCGAGTTTGAAGAGGCCTGCAAAAAGTTTATGTCCTCCATGAATGTACTAGGCTACCAGCCAG ATCTGGCATACAATATAGCGCTTTGTTACTACAGTTTAAAACAGTATGCCTCAGCGCTCAAATATATTGCTGAAATTATTGAACGTGGAATTAGAGAGCATCCGG AACTGAGTATTGGAATGACGACAGAAGGCATTGATGTAAGGAGTGTCGGCAACACCCTCATCCTGCACGAGACTGCTTTGATTGAAGCCTTTAATCTGAAAGCAGCTATTGAATACCAGCTAAAGAACT ATGCTGCAGCACAGGAAGCACTGACGGACATGCCTCCCAGATCAGAAGAG GAATTGGATCCAGTTACTCTTCACAATCAGGCCTTAATGAACATGGACACCAAACCTACAGAGGGCTTTGAGAAGCTTGCTTTCCTCCTTCAGCAAAACCCCTTCCCTCCTGTTACTTTTGGCAACTTACTTTTGCTTTACTGTAAATATGAG TACTTTGACCTTGCAGCAGATGTCTTGGCTGAAAATGCGCATCTCACATACAAGTTTCTTACACCG TATCTTTATGAGTTCCTGGATGCCATGATCACATGCCAAACAGCTCCTGAGGAA GCGTTTCGAAAATTTGACGAAAATGCTGGGAAACTGACTGAACAGCTCCGCAAGGTTACGAAACAG GTGCAAGAAGCAAGGCACAACCGAGATGATGAATCCTTAAAAAAATACGTCCAAGACTATGACGAAGTCCTTGAGAA GTACATCCCTGTACTAATGGCACAGGCCAAAATCTACTGGAACCGTGAAAACTACAGCATGGTGGAAAAGATCTTTCACAAGTCACTGGAGTTCTGCAATGAGCACGACACTTGGAAGCTGAATGTTGCTCATGTGCTCTTCATGCAAGATAACAAATATAAAGAAGCCATTGGCTTCTATGAGCCCATTGTTAAAAAGCATTATGAGAAT ATCCTCAACGTCAGTGCAATTGTTCTTGCAAACCTGTGTGTGTCGTACATCATGACCAGCCAAAATGAAGAG GCAGAGGAACTGATGAGGAAAATAGAGAAAGAAGAAGAGCAGATCTCCTATGATGATCCAGACAAAAAAATCTTTCATTTGTGCATTGTCAACCTTGTAATAGG GACTTTGTATTGTGCTAAAGGGAATTATGACTTTGGCATTTCCCGAGTCATAAAGAGCCTTGAGCCATACAACAAAAag CTTGGAACAGACACATGGTTCTACGCTAAGAGATGTTTTCTCTCGCTGCTGGAAAACATGGCCAAGCACATGATCATGCTCAGAGATTCAGTAGTGCAAGAGTGCATTCAGTTCCTTGAGCACTGTGAAT TGTACGGCAAAGATGTGCTTGCCATCATAGAGCAACCTCTGGAGGAGGATCGCATGCACATTGGCAAGAACACCGTCACGTATGAATCCCGCCTGATAAAAGCTCTCTTCTATGAAGTCACAGGATGGAATGAGTAA
- the ift70 gene encoding intraflagellar transport protein 70A isoform X3 yields the protein MPPMTIKDGEYTATVYKMSRAALSLLGYCYYHMQDFTNAAECYEQLTQLHPEVEDYKLYYAQSLYGACAFPEAMKSTFLLDNTTSHTKMIKLQAAIKYGEEDYSGAKTLVEQLPQEDPDYDVDLGCLLYKEGEFEEACKKFMSSMNVLGYQPDLAYNIALCYYSLKQYASALKYIAEIIERGIREHPELSIGMTTEGIDVRSVGNTLILHETALIEAFNLKAAIEYQLKNYAAAQEALTDMPPRSEEELDPVTLHNQALMNMDTKPTEGFEKLAFLLQQNPFPPVTFGNLLLLYCKYEYFDLAADVLAENAHLTYKFLTPYLYEFLDAMITCQTAPEEAFRKFDENAGKLTEQLRKVTKQVQEARHNRDDESLKKYVQDYDEVLEKYIPVLMAQAKIYWNRENYSMVEKIFHKSLEFCNEHDTWKLNVAHVLFMQDNKYKEAIGFYEPIVKKHYENLEQCNIQECPCKTKPSILNVSAIVLANLCVSYIMTSQNEEAEELMRKIEKEEEQISYDDPDKKIFHLCIVNLVIGTLYCAKGNYDFGISRVIKSLEPYNKKLGTDTWFYAKRCFLSLLENMAKHMIMLRDSVVQECIQFLEHCELYGKDVLAIIEQPLEEDRMHIGKNTVTYESRLIKALFYEVTGWNE from the exons ATGCCGCCAATGACGATTAAAGACGGCGAATACACGGCCACCGTGTACAAAATG TCCAGGGCTGCTTTGTCTCTCCTTGGCTACTGTTACTATCACATGCAAGACTTCACTAATGCAGCTGAGTGTTATGAGCAGTTAACACAGCTTCACCCTGAGGTGGAGGACTACAAACTTTACTACGCCCAGTCTCTATATGGAGCATGTGCCTTTCCAGAGGCCATGAAGTCTACTTTTCTCTTGGACAACACAACAAGTCATACCAAG ATGATCAAACTGCAGGCTGCAATCAAATATGGAGAGGAAGATTATTCTGGTGCAAAG ACACTGGTTGAGCAGTTGCCTCAGGAAGATCCAGACTATGATGTGGATCTCGGCTGTTTGCTTTATAAGGAAGGCGAGTTTGAAGAGGCCTGCAAAAAGTTTATGTCCTCCATGAATGTACTAGGCTACCAGCCAG ATCTGGCATACAATATAGCGCTTTGTTACTACAGTTTAAAACAGTATGCCTCAGCGCTCAAATATATTGCTGAAATTATTGAACGTGGAATTAGAGAGCATCCGG AACTGAGTATTGGAATGACGACAGAAGGCATTGATGTAAGGAGTGTCGGCAACACCCTCATCCTGCACGAGACTGCTTTGATTGAAGCCTTTAATCTGAAAGCAGCTATTGAATACCAGCTAAAGAACT ATGCTGCAGCACAGGAAGCACTGACGGACATGCCTCCCAGATCAGAAGAG GAATTGGATCCAGTTACTCTTCACAATCAGGCCTTAATGAACATGGACACCAAACCTACAGAGGGCTTTGAGAAGCTTGCTTTCCTCCTTCAGCAAAACCCCTTCCCTCCTGTTACTTTTGGCAACTTACTTTTGCTTTACTGTAAATATGAG TACTTTGACCTTGCAGCAGATGTCTTGGCTGAAAATGCGCATCTCACATACAAGTTTCTTACACCG TATCTTTATGAGTTCCTGGATGCCATGATCACATGCCAAACAGCTCCTGAGGAA GCGTTTCGAAAATTTGACGAAAATGCTGGGAAACTGACTGAACAGCTCCGCAAGGTTACGAAACAG GTGCAAGAAGCAAGGCACAACCGAGATGATGAATCCTTAAAAAAATACGTCCAAGACTATGACGAAGTCCTTGAGAA GTACATCCCTGTACTAATGGCACAGGCCAAAATCTACTGGAACCGTGAAAACTACAGCATGGTGGAAAAGATCTTTCACAAGTCACTGGAGTTCTGCAATGAGCACGACACTTGGAAGCTGAATGTTGCTCATGTGCTCTTCATGCAAGATAACAAATATAAAGAAGCCATTGGCTTCTATGAGCCCATTGTTAAAAAGCATTATGAGAAT CTGGAACAGTGTAACATTCAAGAGTGTCCCTGCAAAACTAAACCCTCG ATCCTCAACGTCAGTGCAATTGTTCTTGCAAACCTGTGTGTGTCGTACATCATGACCAGCCAAAATGAAGAG GCAGAGGAACTGATGAGGAAAATAGAGAAAGAAGAAGAGCAGATCTCCTATGATGATCCAGACAAAAAAATCTTTCATTTGTGCATTGTCAACCTTGTAATAGG GACTTTGTATTGTGCTAAAGGGAATTATGACTTTGGCATTTCCCGAGTCATAAAGAGCCTTGAGCCATACAACAAAAag CTTGGAACAGACACATGGTTCTACGCTAAGAGATGTTTTCTCTCGCTGCTGGAAAACATGGCCAAGCACATGATCATGCTCAGAGATTCAGTAGTGCAAGAGTGCATTCAGTTCCTTGAGCACTGTGAAT TGTACGGCAAAGATGTGCTTGCCATCATAGAGCAACCTCTGGAGGAGGATCGCATGCACATTGGCAAGAACACCGTCACGTATGAATCCCGCCTGATAAAAGCTCTCTTCTATGAAGTCACAGGATGGAATGAGTAA
- the ift70 gene encoding intraflagellar transport protein 70A isoform X6 encodes MPPMTIKDGEYTATVYKMMIKLQAAIKYGEEDYSGAKTLVEQLPQEDPDYDVDLGCLLYKEGEFEEACKKFMSSMNVLGYQPDLAYNIALCYYSLKQYASALKYIAEIIERGIREHPELSIGMTTEGIDVRSVGNTLILHETALIEAFNLKAAIEYQLKNYAAAQEALTDMPPRSEEELDPVTLHNQALMNMDTKPTEGFEKLAFLLQQNPFPPVTFGNLLLLYCKYEYFDLAADVLAENAHLTYKFLTPYLYEFLDAMITCQTAPEEAFRKFDENAGKLTEQLRKVTKQVQEARHNRDDESLKKYVQDYDEVLEKYIPVLMAQAKIYWNRENYSMVEKIFHKSLEFCNEHDTWKLNVAHVLFMQDNKYKEAIGFYEPIVKKHYENILNVSAIVLANLCVSYIMTSQNEEAEELMRKIEKEEEQISYDDPDKKIFHLCIVNLVIGTLYCAKGNYDFGISRVIKSLEPYNKKLGTDTWFYAKRCFLSLLENMAKHMIMLRDSVVQECIQFLEHCELYGKDVLAIIEQPLEEDRMHIGKNTVTYESRLIKALFYEVTGWNE; translated from the exons ATGCCGCCAATGACGATTAAAGACGGCGAATACACGGCCACCGTGTACAAAATG ATGATCAAACTGCAGGCTGCAATCAAATATGGAGAGGAAGATTATTCTGGTGCAAAG ACACTGGTTGAGCAGTTGCCTCAGGAAGATCCAGACTATGATGTGGATCTCGGCTGTTTGCTTTATAAGGAAGGCGAGTTTGAAGAGGCCTGCAAAAAGTTTATGTCCTCCATGAATGTACTAGGCTACCAGCCAG ATCTGGCATACAATATAGCGCTTTGTTACTACAGTTTAAAACAGTATGCCTCAGCGCTCAAATATATTGCTGAAATTATTGAACGTGGAATTAGAGAGCATCCGG AACTGAGTATTGGAATGACGACAGAAGGCATTGATGTAAGGAGTGTCGGCAACACCCTCATCCTGCACGAGACTGCTTTGATTGAAGCCTTTAATCTGAAAGCAGCTATTGAATACCAGCTAAAGAACT ATGCTGCAGCACAGGAAGCACTGACGGACATGCCTCCCAGATCAGAAGAG GAATTGGATCCAGTTACTCTTCACAATCAGGCCTTAATGAACATGGACACCAAACCTACAGAGGGCTTTGAGAAGCTTGCTTTCCTCCTTCAGCAAAACCCCTTCCCTCCTGTTACTTTTGGCAACTTACTTTTGCTTTACTGTAAATATGAG TACTTTGACCTTGCAGCAGATGTCTTGGCTGAAAATGCGCATCTCACATACAAGTTTCTTACACCG TATCTTTATGAGTTCCTGGATGCCATGATCACATGCCAAACAGCTCCTGAGGAA GCGTTTCGAAAATTTGACGAAAATGCTGGGAAACTGACTGAACAGCTCCGCAAGGTTACGAAACAG GTGCAAGAAGCAAGGCACAACCGAGATGATGAATCCTTAAAAAAATACGTCCAAGACTATGACGAAGTCCTTGAGAA GTACATCCCTGTACTAATGGCACAGGCCAAAATCTACTGGAACCGTGAAAACTACAGCATGGTGGAAAAGATCTTTCACAAGTCACTGGAGTTCTGCAATGAGCACGACACTTGGAAGCTGAATGTTGCTCATGTGCTCTTCATGCAAGATAACAAATATAAAGAAGCCATTGGCTTCTATGAGCCCATTGTTAAAAAGCATTATGAGAAT ATCCTCAACGTCAGTGCAATTGTTCTTGCAAACCTGTGTGTGTCGTACATCATGACCAGCCAAAATGAAGAG GCAGAGGAACTGATGAGGAAAATAGAGAAAGAAGAAGAGCAGATCTCCTATGATGATCCAGACAAAAAAATCTTTCATTTGTGCATTGTCAACCTTGTAATAGG GACTTTGTATTGTGCTAAAGGGAATTATGACTTTGGCATTTCCCGAGTCATAAAGAGCCTTGAGCCATACAACAAAAag CTTGGAACAGACACATGGTTCTACGCTAAGAGATGTTTTCTCTCGCTGCTGGAAAACATGGCCAAGCACATGATCATGCTCAGAGATTCAGTAGTGCAAGAGTGCATTCAGTTCCTTGAGCACTGTGAAT TGTACGGCAAAGATGTGCTTGCCATCATAGAGCAACCTCTGGAGGAGGATCGCATGCACATTGGCAAGAACACCGTCACGTATGAATCCCGCCTGATAAAAGCTCTCTTCTATGAAGTCACAGGATGGAATGAGTAA